Genomic DNA from Paenibacillus borealis:
GTATTCAGCCGGGCTTATGTAGTGGAATTATAAGGAAATTCTAAGCGGTGTTGTCCATGCTCCATCAAAAGGCAGGCACTCACTGCCCGTCCCGCCCATATAATGTGTGAAGATTGCTGATTAAGGCGAACGGAACCCGGCTTGCAAGGCCGCCGGGTCCCGGTTCTTCACGGGAGGGATTGCGGGTGCTGAGCCCATTGTTGTCATTGCTGCTGCTTGCGTTTGCTCTTAGTTTGGACGGATTTGGTGTTGGCATTACATATGGACTGCGTAAAATGAAAATTCCTTTGCTCTCAATTATGATTATCTCGCTCTGTTCGGGGGTAGTCATTTGTGTGTCTATGCAGGTCGGCGTGCTGCTGGCCAAGGTGGTCTCACCGCATGCCGCTTCCAGTATCGGAGCGGTTATTCTGGTCTTGATGGGCTGCTGGTCGCTGTTCCAGATGCTGACGCAGAAAGAAAAGGAGCAGGGAGATTCAGGGCTGGGTGCCGGAGAAAGGGTGCCAGACCGGCAAGCTTTGCTGGAGACGGCTGCCACTGCCGCTGCATTGGAGGGGGAGGCTGAGCCGCAGAAGCCGGCTGTATTCTCTCTGGAGCTCCGGCATCTGGGAGTAGTCATTCAGATCCTCCGCACCCCGTCGTCCGCCGATATGGATGCTTCCGGAAGCATTTCTTCCATGGAAGCGATGGTTCTGGGTATTGCGTTGTCGCTGGATGCCTTCGGCGCCGGTCTGGGGGCTGCGCTGCTCGGGTTCAGCCCGGTGTCGACCTCGCTGATGATCGCATTGTTCAGCGGAACTTTTCTGCTGCTGGGGATGAAGACAGGACTGAGATTGTCAGGCAGCTACTGGATGAAGCATGCGGCTGTTCTGCCGGCGTTATTATTAATTGCAATGGGTATAATGAAGCTATTATGAGGTGAGTACATGATTATGGGCTTAACCGGAGGGATTGCTTCCGGGAAAAGCACCGTGTCCGCACTGTTTGTCGCCAAGGGAGCTGCTCTGGTGGATGCCGATGTCATCGCCAGGGAGGTTATGCTCCCCGGACATCCGGTGCTGGCCGGTGCTGTACAGGCTTTTGGAGAGTCGATTCTGCAGCCGGACGGAACACTGGACCGGAACAGGCTGGGTGAGATTGTTTTCCGGGATCCGGAGGCACTTCAAACCTTGAACAATCTGACGCATCCGGCGATCCGCACAGAAATTAAGGACCGTATGTATACGTTAGATCAGGAAGATCCGCAGCGGCTGGTCATAGTGGATATTCCGCTGCTCTACGAATCACAGCTGGACAATTTATTCGATCAGATCATTGTGGTCTATGTGCCACGCAGGGTCCAATTGGCCCGGCTCATGGCGCGCAACGGAATGAAGCTGGAACAAGCCGAGAACCGGCTGAAATCGCAGATGGACATTGAACTGAAGCGCAGGAAAGCCGACTATGTAATTGACAACAGCGGTGATCCCGGATCTACGGAGCGGCAGGTTGCCGGCCTGTGGGACAGGCTGGGCCTCTCATGATGAAGTGGCTGCGCAAAAAAAGAGTACTCCTGCTGCTATTTATCGGCTTCACAGCGATTCTGTTCCTGGGCACCAATTGGATGTCGTGGTTTTATCCGATACATTATAAAGATGAGATCCGCAAACACAGCCTTACTTATCAGATGGATCCGTTCCTTGTGGCTTCAATCATCCGGGTGGAGACCAATTTCAAGACCGGCCGCGAATCTAAAAAGGGTGCACTCGGACTGATGCAGCTGATGCCGGATACCGCCAAGTGGGCGCTGGAAAAGGCCAAGCTTCCCGATGTATCGCTCGAGCGGCTAAAAGAAGAGCCTTCTTCCAATATCGAACTGGGCACCTGGTATTTGTCTACGCTTTCGCGGCAGTTTGACGGCAACCGCACAGCGGTCATAGCCGCTTATAATGCCGGACCCGGCAAAGTACAGAGCTGGCTGGATGAAGGCAAGTGGGACGGAACAGAAGCGGCTGTGAAGGATATTCCGTTCGGAGAGACCCGCCATTATGTACAGCGTGTCATTTATTATTATGACCAATACACGGAGCTCTACAGTGAATTCTGAGGCTCTGTCTTAAATATTGCGCTTGTGCTGAAATAAAAAGAAGCATCAAACGGCCCGGAGGCCGTTCAATACTTCTTTAGGCAAGCTTATGGAGACAGGTTATTTGTATTGACCTGCCAATTGCTGTTCAGCCAGGGTTACAAGACGTTTAGTGATGTAACCACCGATCGAACCGTTTTCGTAAGAAGTTTTATTGCCTTGGTATCCATCTGGGGAGAGGGTGATACCTAGTTCTTGGGCAACTTCAAATTTCAGTTGTTCCAAGGCACCGCGTGAATTTGGAGCTACCAGGTTATTGGAGCTGTTGTTTTGGCTCATTGCTGTTCACCTCCTATCGGTTGGTAACTGTATTATGTGCCGGACTTGCCATATTCATAACAACAAATAAACGGTGATTTCTGGAAATTAACATAAGCCCCGTTCTGCCTGGTTTATCAGGAGCGGGGCACACCCATTCTTACTAAGAGGAAGTGATGAAGCTTATGAAATGCCCTTACTGCGATCACACCAATACCAAAGTGCTTGACTCACGTCCAGCCAATGAGAATAAGTCCATCCGCCGCAGGCGCGAATGCGAACTGTGCAGCCGCCGCTTCACCACCTTCGAAATGATTGAAGAGACTCCGCTGATCGTCATCAAGAAAGACGGCAGCCGGGAAGAGTTCAGCCGTGACAAAATCCTCCGTGGCCTCATCCGCGCCTGTGAGAAGCGTCCCGTATCTGTAGAGCGCCTGGAGGTCATCGTATCCGAGGTCGAGAAAAGCCTGCGCGGCATCGCCCTGGCCGAGATCGAGAGCCGCCAGATCGGCGAGCTGGTCATGGAACAGCTCTACCCTGTAGACGAGGTGGCCTATGTCCGCTTCGCGTCCGTGTACCGCCAGTTCAAGGACATTAACATGTTCATGAAGGAATTGAAGGGACTGCTCTCTAAGGGTACTGATGAGCTGGACGGGCTGTAGGAGGCTTGTGAAGAGGTAATGTGCCGATCTTGGCATAGAGGGGCTAGCCTTGATATGGTGAGGCTGGCCTCTGTGTGAAGCGCCTGCACACAGGAAATTAATTAATTTTATAAAAGTGTTGACACTGATGCCGAATTTCTGTATTATATAGAAGTCGCCTACGAAACACACGAACTTGAAAGTGACTTGAGCGGACCGCTCAAAATGGATTTCAGAATACATAATGGGATTCGAAATCAAGCGTATGGGGAATTAGCTCAGCTGGGAGAGCGCATCGCTGGCAGCGATGAGGTCAGGGGTTCGAGCCCCCTATTCTCCACCATACTACGGACTCTTAGCTCAGTTGGTAGAGCAGTAGACTCTTAATCTATTTGTCCAGGGTTCGAGCCCCTGAGAGTCCATCACAGAAGAAACGGCAGAGATGCCGTTTTTTTGCTGTCTAGAGAGGATTATTGCCATGATCATTATTAATCAGGAATACCAATTCAAGGGTTTAACCTACACGATCCGCTCAGCAGTTAAGGCAGATGCGAAGTCTCTGTCCGAGGTAAGGCTTCAGGTTGACGGGGAGACCGAGCATATGGACCGGGTGCCGGGAGAGGCTTTTATTGATGAAGCCGGATTTGAAGAAATTATCGGGAGGGACATGAGCCATCCGCGGAATATATGTCTGGTTGCGGAAGCGGACGGCAGAATCATTGGTTATTCCCGGTGTGAAGGACATGATCTGCAGCGGTTTAAGCACAAGGTGGAATTTGGGGTAGGAGTCTTGCAACAATATTGGGGATTCGGAGTAGGGAAACATCTTCTGCAAGCGTCCATCGCCTGGGCTGACACAAACGGCATCACCAAGATGATTCTAAGCGGCGTTCTGGAAACCAATGAGAAGGCGATCCAGTTGTACCAGAGCCTTGGTTTTGAAGTTGAAGGGATACTGAAGAAGGACCGTATCCTGTCAGACGGCAAATATTACAGTACATATATGATGGCGAGATATACAGATTAGGCCTGGGAGTAGAAAGGCTTGATTGTCCCCAAGAACGGCAGAGCTGCTGTTCTTTTTTATTGTATAGGAAATTACGATATTCGTCAGTTGTGGATAAGCTTCTCTGGAAATTGGAGCAGGTCCGTCTGAAGGACGAATGTGTTCTTATATCCGGAATTCCACAGAATCCCCGGAAGTCGGAGGCTTGGAAAAACAAAGGCCGCCAAAAGTGGGCGACAGACAGGAATGAGGGGCAAAAGTGCCCCTGAATCCGCCAAAAGTGGGCGGCAGGCGGGAATGAGGGGCAAAAGTGCCCCTGAATCAGCTGAAAGTGGGCGACAGACAGGAATGAGGGGCAAAAGTGCCCCTGAATCCGCCAAAAGTGGGCGGTAGGCAGGAATGAGGGGCAAAAGTGCCCCTGAATCAGCTGAAAGTGGGCGGCAGACAGGAATGAGGGGCAAAAGTGCCTCTGAATCCGCTGAAAGTGGGCGGCAGGCAGGAATGAGGGGCAAAAGTGCCCCTGAATCCGCCAAAAGTGGGCGGCAGGCGGGAATGAGGGGCAAAAGTGCCCCTGAATCCGCCAAAAGTGGGCGGCAGACAGGAATGAGGGGTAAAAGTGGACTTCTGTCAAGAAAGTAGACGTGGAACTAAGAGATTTCCCGCTTAAATCTCGCTGCAAACTGAATGGGGGATACGTAACCCAGGGCACCATGGATTCGTTTACGGTTGTAGAAAAATTCAATGTACTGGTAGATGGCATCATAGGTCTGCTTCTTCGTTTTAAATCGAGTCCAGTACACCAACTCTTTTTTCAAGAGGCTGTGAAAAGATTCGATACAGGCGTTATCATAACAGTTCCCTTTGCGGCTCATACTTGCGGTCATCTGGTAGTTCTTCAGGCGTTCCCGGTAATCCGCAGAGGCATATTGTGAGCCCCGATCTGAATGGTGAATCAAGCCCTTCCCAGGACGTTTCGCCTTGTAGGCCACGTCTAGGGCGCCTTGTACGAGGTCTGTGGTCATCCGGTCGCTGAGCCGCCAGCCTACAATTTCTCGGGTGCACAGGTCCAGCACGCTCGCCAAATACATCCGCCCTTCCTGGCAGGGAATGTAGGTAATATCCGCCACCCATGCCCGGTTTGGCTCTTCGGTGTGGAATTGCTGGTTCAGCAGGTTAGGGGCAATAGGCAAAGGATGGTTAGAGTCGGTCGTGTGTACGCGAAACCTCTTTGCGACACACGAGCGCAGACCCAGCTCTCTCATGTATATTCCTACCGTGCGTTCACTCACCTTGTGCCCTTCACGCTGCAGGAGAATCGTGATTTTGGGGCTACCGTAACGGCTGTGGGAGTCGTTAAAATGATAGGCAATCCGCTGGAGCAGCAACGCTTTGCGGGTGGCTTGAGGGCTGGGCTTTGCTGTTCTCCATTTGTAATAACCGCTCCGTGATACCTGAAAGACGTTGCACATCTTCTCCACGGGGAACTCGGAGCGATGATCTTCAATACACTGAAATCTCAGTTCTTTGGATTGCTGAAGATGTGCACTGCTTTTTTTAGGATGGCCATTTCCTCCGTCAGGTCCGCCAACTGTTGATCGCGCTCTTTGAGTTGACGTTCAAGCTCTCTAACTTTTTCAGAGCTGGCTACGGGCTCACTCTGAAACTGCCGGTACTTCCCTAACCATCGATGAAGGGTTTTGGCGGGGACGTCCAGCTCCAAGGCCAGCTCCGCCACCGTCTTGGTCTGCTCTTGGATATACTGCACCGTCTGCCGCTTAAACTCTTCATTATAGCTCTTTCGGATTCCACTCATGTGGACACCTCCTCGTTGATCTTATTATCTCTAGTCTCTTAACCGGTGTCCACGATTAATACTAACAGCAAAGTAACCCTGATTTTACCGGAGGCTGCCCCAAACAAAGCAGTCAGAATAGAGCAATGTGAGATGGGCTTAAAATCTACATCAGCTATATAGCTCGGGCCGATTCACCCGTTAGGGTGATTTCGTTATTTGTCTCGGGTATCTGAGCCTTTGTTTCTATTTACAAACCGATGGTCGGTATGTATAATCGTGATAAATTACAGTATAGTCAAAGCCGGACAGAAGAGGAGAATAACCATGAAGAACTCAGACCGCCGGAAGCAGACCATCCGGCAACTGCTGGAGGCGACCAAGGAATTATTGCGGGACAAAGGCTGTCATGCGATCACTTTAAAGGATATCATGGAGCAATCGCAATTATCGAAGGGTGCGATATTTCATTATGTAAAAAGTAAGGATGAGATTTTTGCCTGGGTGCTGGAGGAGCGGCTTGAAGCTGTTAATGAACATTTTGAGGAAGAAGTGGCAGGCAGCCTTAACAAAACATTCG
This window encodes:
- a CDS encoding manganese efflux pump codes for the protein MLSPLLSLLLLAFALSLDGFGVGITYGLRKMKIPLLSIMIISLCSGVVICVSMQVGVLLAKVVSPHAASSIGAVILVLMGCWSLFQMLTQKEKEQGDSGLGAGERVPDRQALLETAATAAALEGEAEPQKPAVFSLELRHLGVVIQILRTPSSADMDASGSISSMEAMVLGIALSLDAFGAGLGAALLGFSPVSTSLMIALFSGTFLLLGMKTGLRLSGSYWMKHAAVLPALLLIAMGIMKLL
- the coaE gene encoding dephospho-CoA kinase (Dephospho-CoA kinase (CoaE) performs the final step in coenzyme A biosynthesis.), giving the protein MIMGLTGGIASGKSTVSALFVAKGAALVDADVIAREVMLPGHPVLAGAVQAFGESILQPDGTLDRNRLGEIVFRDPEALQTLNNLTHPAIRTEIKDRMYTLDQEDPQRLVIVDIPLLYESQLDNLFDQIIVVYVPRRVQLARLMARNGMKLEQAENRLKSQMDIELKRRKADYVIDNSGDPGSTERQVAGLWDRLGLS
- a CDS encoding lytic transglycosylase domain-containing protein, whose protein sequence is MKWLRKKRVLLLLFIGFTAILFLGTNWMSWFYPIHYKDEIRKHSLTYQMDPFLVASIIRVETNFKTGRESKKGALGLMQLMPDTAKWALEKAKLPDVSLERLKEEPSSNIELGTWYLSTLSRQFDGNRTAVIAAYNAGPGKVQSWLDEGKWDGTEAAVKDIPFGETRHYVQRVIYYYDQYTELYSEF
- a CDS encoding alpha/beta-type small acid-soluble spore protein: MSQNNSSNNLVAPNSRGALEQLKFEVAQELGITLSPDGYQGNKTSYENGSIGGYITKRLVTLAEQQLAGQYK
- the nrdR gene encoding transcriptional regulator NrdR, with amino-acid sequence MKCPYCDHTNTKVLDSRPANENKSIRRRRECELCSRRFTTFEMIEETPLIVIKKDGSREEFSRDKILRGLIRACEKRPVSVERLEVIVSEVEKSLRGIALAEIESRQIGELVMEQLYPVDEVAYVRFASVYRQFKDINMFMKELKGLLSKGTDELDGL
- a CDS encoding GNAT family N-acetyltransferase, with translation MIIINQEYQFKGLTYTIRSAVKADAKSLSEVRLQVDGETEHMDRVPGEAFIDEAGFEEIIGRDMSHPRNICLVAEADGRIIGYSRCEGHDLQRFKHKVEFGVGVLQQYWGFGVGKHLLQASIAWADTNGITKMILSGVLETNEKAIQLYQSLGFEVEGILKKDRILSDGKYYSTYMMARYTD
- a CDS encoding IS3 family transposase, with translation MRFQCIEDHRSEFPVEKMCNVFQVSRSGYYKWRTAKPSPQATRKALLLQRIAYHFNDSHSRYGSPKITILLQREGHKVSERTVGIYMRELGLRSCVAKRFRVHTTDSNHPLPIAPNLLNQQFHTEEPNRAWVADITYIPCQEGRMYLASVLDLCTREIVGWRLSDRMTTDLVQGALDVAYKAKRPGKGLIHHSDRGSQYASADYRERLKNYQMTASMSRKGNCYDNACIESFHSLLKKELVYWTRFKTKKQTYDAIYQYIEFFYNRKRIHGALGYVSPIQFAARFKREIS
- a CDS encoding transposase, with protein sequence MSGIRKSYNEEFKRQTVQYIQEQTKTVAELALELDVPAKTLHRWLGKYRQFQSEPVASSEKVRELERQLKERDQQLADLTEEMAILKKAVHIFSNPKN